From the Natrinema amylolyticum genome, the window GGCGGCGGTCGGATCAACATCGCCGCCGGCTCCGTCGGAACGGCGCAGTTCCTGCTCGATATGTCGGTCGAGTACGCCCGCGAGCGGAAGACGTTCGACAAACCGATCGGTCACCGACAGGGGATCTCGTTCCAGCTGGCCGAACTCGCGACGGACATCGAGCAGGTCCGCCAGCTCTACCGCTACGCCGCCTGGAAGATGGACGAAGGCGAGCGAGCCCGCAAGGAGGAGTCGATGGCGAAGCTCCGCGGCGCGAAACTGGCCAACGACGCGGCCGACATCGCGATGCAGGTCCACGGCGGAGCCGGTTTCATGAAGGACCTCCCGATCGAACGCAACTATCGATCGGCTCGCGTGTTCCGGATCTTCGAGGGGACAGACGAGATCATGAAACGAACGATCGCCCGCGAACTCATCTGATCGACGATGGAGGAACAGTCGGAGCGGGGAGTCTCGGGGGAGACGGTCGTCTCGCGGATCGACTTCGACATCGAGTGGCCGCCGAAACACGCCGCGGCCTACCTCATCGAGGAGCCGGCTCCGATCCTGATCGACACCGGCGATCCGGAGGAACGCGCCGAAGCGACGATCCGCGAGGGGTTGGCCGCGAGGGGGTACGACCTCGAGGACGTCGAAGCGGTCGTCGTCACGCATCCCCACAGCGACCACATCGGGCAGGTCCCGCTGTTGCGCGAGACCGGGGCGACGGTGTACGCCCCCCGGCCCGTGCTCGAGCAACTCGAGCGCGACGAGGCCGACCTCGCGGCGGGGGTCCGCGAGATCGGTCGCTCGGCGGAGTACCACGGCGAGGCGATCGAGCGCGAGATCGAACGCGCGAAGTCATCCCTCGAGCGCAATCGCCGTCTGCTCGCGCCCGAGGAAGCCGTTCCGTTCGAGTTCGACGAGCCGTTTACGGTCGCGGGCCGGGAGTTCGAGGCCATCCATACGCCCGGCCATCAGATCCACCACGCCAGCCTGGCGACGGACGTAAACGGCGAGCGCGTCCTCTTCTCGGGGGACGTGCTCATCGAGTCGTTCCGGCCCGGCGCGATCCATGTCGGGCTCGATTACGGGGCCTACGACGCCGTTGACGCGTTCCACCGCTCGATGGACCGCCTCGAGGGGCGCGCATTCGACCGCGTCTTCCCCGGCCACGGCCCGGTTTTCACCGACTACGAGGGGGCCATCGAGAGCACGCGCTCGGCTCTGGAGTCGCTCACGGCCGAGACCCTCGAGGCGGTCACCGCCGTCGGACCCGCGACGCCGCGGGAGATCACCCGGAATCGCACCGGCGAGGTCCGCCATCCGGCCCAGTTGCTCGATACGCTCGGGGCGCTGGGCACGCTCGAGGGGCGGGGCAGAGTCGAGTACGAGGACCGCGACGGCGTCCGCTACTACTCGTTTAAGAAGGCCTCGCCGTGATCGAGGGGGAGGACGACGCGGTCGGCGATCCCGCCGTAGACGTCCTCGGCGAGAAACGGCGTTCGAACCCGACGGACGCGGTCGTTCAGACGACGCGGTTCTCGAGCGCGTCGCCCTCGCGAAACCGCTCGTAGTTGCGCACGAAGACGTCGGCACAGCGCTCCCAGTAGTGGGGCGTGCTCCCGGCCATGTGCGGCGTCACGAGCACGTCCTCGCGGTCCCACAGCGGCGACTCCTCGGGGAGGGGCTCCGTCTCGAAGACGTCGAGCGCAGCGCCGCCGAGTTCGTCGCCCTCGAGCGCGTCGACGAGCGCCGGTTCGTCGACGATCTCGCCGCGGGCGATGTTCACCAGCACCGCCTCGTCGCTCAGCGTCGCCAGCGCCTCGGCGTCGATCAGCCCTCGCGTCTCGTCGGTCAGCGGGCAGGCGATGACCAGGTAGTCACTCTCGGAAAGCACCGTCTCGAGACCGTCCGGGCCGTGGATCTCGTCGACGGCCGCGGGCGCGTCGGTCGGATCGCGTTTGATGCCGATCACGCGGGCGTCGAACGGCCGGCAGTAGTCGGCGACCTGCGAGCCGATCGCGCCGACGCCGACGATGCCGACGGTTCGATCGCCGAGTTCGCCGCCCGTGTAGCGGTCCCACTCCCGGCGGTGCTGCTGGGCGACCGCTCGATCGAAGCGCCGCTCGAAGTACAGCAGGTAGCCCAGCACCTGCTGACCGATCGGTTTCGCGTGGATGCCCGAGACGTTCGTCAGGGCGACGTCGCGGTCGGTCAGCGCGTCGTAGTCGTAGACGTCGGTGCCGGCGCTCAGCGCCTGCACCCACTCGAGGGCGTCGGCGGCCTCGAGGACGTCGTCGGGAAGCCGGTGGGTGACGAGGATCTCCGCGTCGCCGACGGTCTCGAGCAACTCGTCCTCGTCGTCGACGTGCTCGAGGTCGATTCCCGGACGGCGCTCGCGGATCTCCTCGGCGATGAGCGGCCCGCCGCCCCCGAGGACGTGGGGTGTGACGACGACGCGCACGAGTCAGGCCTCCCCCTCCTCGCGATCCTCGTCTCGCTCTCGGTCCTCGAGCTTGTACTTCTGGATCTTGCCGCTGGTCGTCCGCGGGAGTTCGTCGATGAACTCGACCTCGCGGGGGTGCTTGTAGGAGGCGACGTTGTCGAGGAAGAACTCCCTGATCTCCTCGCTCGTGACGTCCTCGCCGGGTTCGACGCCCGGTGCGGTGACGACGTACGCCTTCGGGACCTCGTTGCGCCGCTCGTCGGGGACGCCGACCACCGCGCCCTCCGCGACGGCCTCGTGTTCGGCCAGTAGCTCCTCGAGCTCGCTGGGGTAGACGTTGTAGCCGGCCGTGTTGATCATGTGCTTCTTCCGGTCGACGATCTCGTAGTAGTTGTCCGCGTCCCGGCGGGCGATGTCGCCGGTTCGGAACCAGTTGTCTTCCGTAAAGGCCCGCTCGGTCGCCTCGGGCATGCCGTGATACCCCTTCATCACCTGCGGCCCGCGGACGAGGAGTTCACCCTCCTCGCCGACGGCGACCGTTTCGCCGCTGCCGTCGACGATCTTGGCCTCGGTCATCCGGGTCGGCTGGCCGATCGTACCGTGGCGCAGGCCGAACGTCGAGCCGCTCTGGGAGTGGGTCGCGCCGTTGGTCTCGGTCAGGCCGTACCCCTCGGTCATGTCGACGCCGGCGGTCTCCTCGAACTCCTCCTGGACCGCGACGGACAGCTTCGCGCCGCCCTCGCCGGCCGACTCGAGGCTGGTGAGGTCGTACTCGCCGAAGCGCTCGCTGTTTATCATGTCGACGTACATCGCGGTGACGCCGACGTAGTGGGTGATCCCCTCCCCCTCGATCAGTTCCATCGCGGCGTCGCCGTCCCAGTTGGCGGCGCTTCGCAGATAGACGCTGCCGCCGCGGACGAGGGGCTGCCAGGCGGTGTGCGTGAAGCCGGTGATGTGATAGAGCGGCAGCCAGACGAGGCTCTTGACGTCCTCGTCGTCGAGCGCCTGGTCCTGAGAGAGGACCGAGAACGTCTGGGCCCGGAAGTTGCGGTGGGTCAGCTGGACGCCCTTCGGTTTCCCCGTTGTCCCCGAGGTGTAGGGCAGCAGCGCCACGTCGTCGTCAGCCCGCTCGACGAACGTCTCCTCGCCGCGGACGTCCTCGAAGGCGCGGACGCCGTCGGCGTCGGTCCCGACCGAAATCACGACTGGGTCCCAGTCGATTTCGGCGAGGGCCTCCTCGAGGTGGGGCTCCAGCGCCTCGTGGGTGAGCACGGCGGTCGCCTCGGTGTCCTCGAGCTGGTAGGTCAACTCGCGCTTGCGGTACTGGGGGTTGACCGGCGAGACGACGACGCCGGCCTTGAACGCGCCGAGCGCGCCGATCAGGTACGGCGGACAGTTCGGCAGGTACTGGAGCATGATATCGCCCGGTTCGATCCCCAGATCGGCCAGCCCGCCGGCGAAGCGGGCGCTCTCGGCCGCGAGTTCGTCGTGGGTCAGCGTCCGCCCGTGGTACTCGATCGCCCGTGCGTCGCCGTGGTGGCGGGCGGTCTCGTCGTGGAGTCGGGCCACGTTCCCTTCCCTCGCACTCTCGGTAACGTCTACCAAATCCATGGCCCATGGTATCACGGATTGCTATAAAATAGTATCCATGTTTGGCAGGTGACGGCGCCGGATTTCGTTACGCTGGTAGCGAACGACGCCTCGTTACGAAACAGTGGTACTCGAGTGATGGCTATCGTGGTACTATCTACCACAAGCTATTTGCGTTCGGTCGGGATATCGGCAGACCATGGTAGGATCCGACACGCGGAGGGACGCCCGTGGCTGAACCCATCCTCGCGGGCGTCGCCGAGAGCGACCTCGGCGAGACGCCCGACCGAAACTGGCTGGACAACGCGGCGATCGCGACCGTCCGCGCCCTCGAGGACGCCGGCTGTTCCCTCGACGACGTCGACGGCGTCGCGGTCGCCGGCGGCGACGACTACATGCCGGCGCTGGTGCTCTCGGAGTACCTCGATCTCGACGAGCCTTCGTTCCTCGAGGGGACCGAAATCGGCGGCTCGTCGTTCGAGCACTTCTGTGGCCACGTTCGCAGCGCGATGGCTCGCGACGAGGCCGACGTGGTGGTCGTCGCCTACGGTTCCACCCGAAAGACGGGGCCAACCGACGAACGGTCGCTCGAGGAGACCCACCCGATCGACGGCTTCGTTCGGCCGACGGGGCTCTTTCGACCGCCCGGCGCGTACGCGATGGCCGCGCGTCGGCATATGCACGAGTACGGCACCACGGAGGAGCAACTCGCCGAAATCGCCGTTGCGACCCGCGAGTGGGCCGCGATGAACCCCGAGGCCGCCCATCGAGAGCCGATCACGGTCGATGACGTCCTCGAGTCGCGGAAAATCGCGGAGCCGTTCAACCTGCTCGACTGTTGTCTCGTCTCGGACGGCGGCGGCGCGGTCGTGCTCGTGAGCGAGGAGAAGGCCGCAGAACTCGGCGTTCCGGAGATCGCCGTCGCAGGGGTCGCTTCGACGAGCACCCATCGCCAGGACATCAGCGAGATGCCCGATATGACGACCACCGGCGCGGCGGTAACGGGACCGAAAGCCTTCGAACAAGCCGGGATTACCCACGACGACGTCGATGTCGCCGAAATTTACGACTCGTTTACCTACACCGCCCTGGTCACCCTCGAGGATCTGGGCTTCTGCGAGAAGGGCGAGGGCGGCGAGTTCGTCTCGGGCGGCACCACCGCTCCCGGCGGCGACCTCCCGATGAACACGCAGGGCGGCGGGCTCTCGTACTGCCATCCCGGCCACTTCGGCGTCTTCGTCCTCATCGAGGCCGCCCGTCAGCTTCGCGGCGACTACGAGGGCGACCGACAGGTCGACGACGCCGAGGTCGCGGTCGCCCACGGTACCGGCGGCTTACTGTCCTCGAGTAGCACCGTCGTCTTACGGAGGGAATCATGAGCGCACCGGTCGAGGACCGCCGCGAGGAGTGGGAGGGGCCGGTCCCCGTCCCCACCGGCGCGACGGTCCCGTTCTGGGCGGGCGCGCTCGAGGGCGAACTGCGCTATCAGGAGTGCGACTGTGGCCACCGCCAACTGTACCCGCGGGCGGTCTGTACCGCCTGCGGGTCCGAGGACCCACCCTTCGCGGCGAGCGATGGCGTCGGCACGATCTACACCTACACCGTCTGCCACGTCCCCGGCGAACCCGGCTTCGGCGATCGTACGCCCTACGTCGTCGGCGCGATCGACCTCGCCGAGGGGCCGCGCCTGCTCGCCCTGATCGACGCCGAGCCCGAGTCCCTCGAGATCGGCGCTCGCGTCGCGGTCACCTTCTGGCGGGTCTCCGAGGCGGCCGCGATTCCGGTGTTCGTGCCGGAGTGAAGCAATCGGCGCGCGTCTCTTTCTACTCGAGATCGGCCGTCGCCGTCCCGGTCAGCAGCGTCTCGCCGTCGGTCGTCCGCGCCTCGAGTTCCGTTTCGACCGTGCCCGCGTTCCGATCGACCTCGGCGACTTCGCCGCTCGCTACGACGGTGTCGCCGGGGAAGACCCGCGACTGGAACCGGACGCCGAACGACGAGACGTCCCGCAGGTCGAACCAGTTGGCGACGACGCGGGAGGTGATCCCGGCGGTGAACATCCCCTGCCCGAAGACGCTCTCGTTGCCCGCCGCCGTCGCGTAGGGCTCGTCGTAGTGGATCGGGTTGAAATCGCCGCTGGCCCCGGCGTACTTGACGAACTGCTTTCGCTCGAGGTCTTCCGCGACGACGGTGGGGCCGGCGTCGCCGGGCTCGAGGGAGTCGGTCGTGCGGACCCGCTCGAACTCGTCGACGGTCGGCGAGGGGGTCGCCGGCTCGGTCTCCGCAGTGCCGCCGTCGGGTTCCGTCGCGCCGTCGCTCGCGGTGCTGGCAGCGTCGCCGTCGTCCGCTCCGCTTCCGTCGCCCCCGTCGTCGACCGCGCCCTCCGTTTCGATTGCAGTCGAGCGGTCGGTCAGGACGAGGTCGCCGTCCCGGGTCCGGTACTCGGTCTCGAGGACGGCGAAGGTCATCGTCCCCGCGCGGCCGCCCTCGCGCTGGAAGACGTCCGCAAGGGTGGTCGTCCCCTCGAGGACGTCGCCGACGTAGATGGGGCGTTCGTACTCGTGGGCCTGCTCACCGTGGAGGACGTACTCCGGCCGGAACCCGAGGTCGAACCCCTTCCCGTCGACGTCGGCGGGCGTGTACCGCGGGAACCGGCCGACCTGCGTGTAGGTCAGCGGCGCGGGGACGCGGTCGTAGCCTCGGTCCACCGCTGCGGCCTCGTTCCGGAAGACCGGATCCTCGGCCGTGATCGCCCGCGCGAACTCCTCGACCTTGCCGGGCTCGATGCGGAACTCCTCGACCGTGACTCGGGAATCGCCGACCATCGCCTCGAGGTCCGCGAGCGGCCTAGTCGGCATCGTGGCCCTCCGTGGCTCGAGCGAACGCCGTCGGTCGGTCGGTCGTCGTCTGCCGGTCGGTCGTCGCGGTGCGGTCCGCGGGTCCGTGCTGTCCGCGTTTCATTGCCACCACGGTTTGGCCAGGATTGCCATAACAGTACCCCTCTCGGACGCTCTTCGTCGGTGCTCTCGTTCGATATGGATTCGCCAGTCGATTTCCTCTCGTCACAACGGAGACGAGTGTCCTGCTATCTCGGCAACGGGGGATCGCCACGCCCTCCCCAGCCGATTCGTTCGTTCACTCCGTTCACTCACTCACCCTCGCGCATCGTCGGCCCGCGGTTCGCCGTCGGTTCGGGTTCCCGACGGTCACCGCTCACGCGGCTCACCGCGGTCCAGCGCGTGCCACCGCAGCCGGGTGGGCGAATAGCTTATACCGGCGGTCGATGAATTCGGACACGATCATGCCAGTGACTATCACACTCGGCTCGAGAGAACGGTCAATCGAACGGAGTCGCGTCGCGGAGGGGCGTCGATGACGACCGACCAGTTCAGCGTCGCGGGTCAGACCGCGATCGTCACCGGCTCCTCGAGCGGGATCGGGAAAACGATCGTCGAGCGGTTCGCGGACGACGGCGCGAACGTCGTCGTCACCTCTCGAGAGCTAGAGAACGTCGAGCCGGTCGCCGACGCGATCAACGAGAGCGACCGGCCGGGCGAGGCCATCGCGATCGAGTGCGACGTGACGGATCGGGCGGCCGTCGAGCGCCTCGTCGACGAGACTGTCGAGACGTTCGGCGGCCTCGACATCCTGATCAACAACGCGGGGGCGAGCTTTCAGGCTCCGCTCTCGGAGATCAGCGAGAACGGCTGGAAGACGATCGTCGACATCAATCTCCACGGCACGTTCCACTGCTCGCAGATCGCCGTCGAGCACATGCGCGAGCACGGCGGCGGGCGGATCGTCAACTTCGCTAGCGTCGCGGGAACCCGGGGCTCGAAATCGATGAGCCACTACGGCGCGGCCAAGGCCGGCGTCGTCAACTTCACCACCTCCGCCGCGGCCGACTGGGCGGAAGACGGTATCTGGGTCAACTGCATCGCCCCCGGCCTCGTCGCGACCGAGGGCGTCCGGACCCAGATGGGCGTCGAGGACGACGCCGAGGAGATCGCCCGCACGACGCCGGACCGCACGATCGGCAAACCCGAAGAGGTCGCCGACCTCGCGCAGTTCCTCGCCAGCCCGGCCGCCTCCTACATGGTGGGCGAAACGGTCACGATCAAGGGAATCCCGCGCCTCGAGGAGTGACGGCGGGGATCACGTCTCGTGCGGCCGGATCGCGCCCGAGCACGGAGCGATCCCGATTCCCCCGAAACGTGGACCCTGTTACCAGTACCCGTATATTTTTCAGCCGGAACGACAAACCACGGGCAACATGGAGCTCGATATCGTCTCCGCAGAGACCCTCTTGGAGCCGCCCTACGACGGGAACGTCGCTCGCTTGCTCGAGCGAGCGGTCGCAGAACATCCCGACGCGGTCGCCGTCGAACACGCCGGCGAGACCATCACGTATCGCGACTTGGGCGACCGCGTCGCTCGGTTCGCGACCGCTCTCCGGGAACTCGGCCTCGAGGCGGGCGACCGAGTCGGCGTCTACATGCCGAACGGAATCCCCTTCTGTACCGTTATCTGGGCCTGCTGTCGCGCCGGGATCATCGCGAGTCCACTGAACCCCGAGTACCGCCGCCGCGAGATCGAATACCAGCTCGAGCACGCCGATGCCGAGACCGTGCTGGTTGAGGGGAGTGCCGACGAGTACGTCCGCGAGGCCGTCGCCGACCTCGAGACCGAGATCGTCAGCGCGACGGCTGGCAGTGACCACCCCTCGCTGCCTGAACTGGGAACCGACGCCGAGGCGGCCGTTGTCGATCGCGAGGACGACGACGTGCTCCTCCAGCCCTACACCTCTGGGACGACCGGGAAACCGAAGGGCGTCCTGCTGACCCACCGCAACTTCCGGGTCCAGATCGCACAGAGCGTCTCGAGCTACAGCGCCGGGCCGATCGAGGGTGACGGGATCATCGTCCTGCCGATGTACCACATCACGGGGATGATCGGGATGATGGCGTCGCTCTGTGCCGGCCGGACGCTGCACCTGCTCCGGCCGGACCAGTGGGATCCCGAGCTCGTCCTCCGGAAACTCGACGAACACGACATCCCGTCCTTCGTCGGCGTCGCCGCGATGTTCGTCGATCTGCTCGAGGCCCACGATCCCGACGAGTACGACCTGTCGACGCTGATCAAGGCAGGGCAGGGCGGGGACAAGCTCCCGAAACCGACCCAGGAGCAGTTCGAGGAGGCGTTCGACGTCCCGCTCACGGAGGGGTACGGCCTGACGGAGACGACCGCGACGAGCCACACGATCCGGTGGTCGTCGCTGGGCAACCGGCCTGGGAGCGTCGGCCAGCCGGTCGGCCACACCCGCTCGAAGGTCGTCGACGAGGACGGCGAGGAGGTCGACCCCGGCGAAGAAGGCGAGATCCTCATCGCCGGCTCGCAGGTGATGAAGGGCTACTACAAGAATCCCGAGGCCAACGAGGAAGTCTTCACCGAGGACGGCTACTTCCGGACCGGCGACATCGGCACCCGCGACGCGGACAACTACTACTACATCAAGGGCCGCGAGAAGGAGATGATCCTGACCGCGGGATACAACGTCTATCCCCGCGAAATCGAAGATTTGCTCTACGAGCACCCGGAGATCCACGAGGCGGCGGTCTTCGGCGTTCCGGACGACCGGCGCGGCGAGACCGTCGCCGCCGCGATCGCTCCGAAAGAGGGCGCAGAACTGACCGCCGCGGACGTCGAGGCGTACGTCCTCGACGAACTCGCTCCCTACAAACACCCGCGGATCGTCGAGATCCGGCGCGACCTCCCCAAGACGGGCAGCGGAAAGATCCGAAAGACGGTCCTGCGCGACGAATTCCTCGACGAGAACGAAATCGAATCGTGAGCCACTTGTACGCGAGCGCTCGAATCAGTGAGTACTGCCCGAATGTCTGAACAGTCCTCCTATTCGACGGCCGAGATACGAACGATCGCGCTCGCCGTTATCGCCGGCGTCTTCTTCGGCGGCGTCGCGACGGGCGTCGCCTTTCCGACGCTCCCGCTGCTCGACGAGAAACTCGTGATCAGCGCGGTCATGCTGAGCGTGATCCTCTCGGCCAATCGGATCGCGCGACTGTTCATGAACACGCCGGCGGGGACGATCATCGACCGGGTCGGCGCGCGGAAACCGATGATCTTCGGGCTGTTCACGCAGGCGCTGGCTCCGTTCGGCTACATCGTCGGCCTCCACACGCCGCCGACCGAACTCGGAACGGTGCCGTTGCTCGGCGAGGTGTCGCTGCCGGGAGTCGTCTTCATCCTGGCGCGGCTGTTCTGGGGCGTCGGCAGCGCGTTCGTCTTTATCGGCGCGTTCGCGACGATCACGTATGTGACGACGTCCGACAACCGCGGCCGGTGGGTCGGCTACATGCGGGGCGGACAG encodes:
- a CDS encoding MBL fold metallo-hydrolase, translated to MEEQSERGVSGETVVSRIDFDIEWPPKHAAAYLIEEPAPILIDTGDPEERAEATIREGLAARGYDLEDVEAVVVTHPHSDHIGQVPLLRETGATVYAPRPVLEQLERDEADLAAGVREIGRSAEYHGEAIEREIERAKSSLERNRRLLAPEEAVPFEFDEPFTVAGREFEAIHTPGHQIHHASLATDVNGERVLFSGDVLIESFRPGAIHVGLDYGAYDAVDAFHRSMDRLEGRAFDRVFPGHGPVFTDYEGAIESTRSALESLTAETLEAVTAVGPATPREITRNRTGEVRHPAQLLDTLGALGTLEGRGRVEYEDRDGVRYYSFKKASP
- a CDS encoding D-2-hydroxyacid dehydrogenase; the protein is MRVVVTPHVLGGGGPLIAEEIRERRPGIDLEHVDDEDELLETVGDAEILVTHRLPDDVLEAADALEWVQALSAGTDVYDYDALTDRDVALTNVSGIHAKPIGQQVLGYLLYFERRFDRAVAQQHRREWDRYTGGELGDRTVGIVGVGAIGSQVADYCRPFDARVIGIKRDPTDAPAAVDEIHGPDGLETVLSESDYLVIACPLTDETRGLIDAEALATLSDEAVLVNIARGEIVDEPALVDALEGDELGGAALDVFETEPLPEESPLWDREDVLVTPHMAGSTPHYWERCADVFVRNYERFREGDALENRVV
- a CDS encoding class I adenylate-forming enzyme family protein codes for the protein MDLVDVTESAREGNVARLHDETARHHGDARAIEYHGRTLTHDELAAESARFAGGLADLGIEPGDIMLQYLPNCPPYLIGALGAFKAGVVVSPVNPQYRKRELTYQLEDTEATAVLTHEALEPHLEEALAEIDWDPVVISVGTDADGVRAFEDVRGEETFVERADDDVALLPYTSGTTGKPKGVQLTHRNFRAQTFSVLSQDQALDDEDVKSLVWLPLYHITGFTHTAWQPLVRGGSVYLRSAANWDGDAAMELIEGEGITHYVGVTAMYVDMINSERFGEYDLTSLESAGEGGAKLSVAVQEEFEETAGVDMTEGYGLTETNGATHSQSGSTFGLRHGTIGQPTRMTEAKIVDGSGETVAVGEEGELLVRGPQVMKGYHGMPEATERAFTEDNWFRTGDIARRDADNYYEIVDRKKHMINTAGYNVYPSELEELLAEHEAVAEGAVVGVPDERRNEVPKAYVVTAPGVEPGEDVTSEEIREFFLDNVASYKHPREVEFIDELPRTTSGKIQKYKLEDRERDEDREEGEA
- a CDS encoding acetyl-CoA acetyltransferase, encoding MAEPILAGVAESDLGETPDRNWLDNAAIATVRALEDAGCSLDDVDGVAVAGGDDYMPALVLSEYLDLDEPSFLEGTEIGGSSFEHFCGHVRSAMARDEADVVVVAYGSTRKTGPTDERSLEETHPIDGFVRPTGLFRPPGAYAMAARRHMHEYGTTEEQLAEIAVATREWAAMNPEAAHREPITVDDVLESRKIAEPFNLLDCCLVSDGGGAVVLVSEEKAAELGVPEIAVAGVASTSTHRQDISEMPDMTTTGAAVTGPKAFEQAGITHDDVDVAEIYDSFTYTALVTLEDLGFCEKGEGGEFVSGGTTAPGGDLPMNTQGGGLSYCHPGHFGVFVLIEAARQLRGDYEGDRQVDDAEVAVAHGTGGLLSSSSTVVLRRES
- a CDS encoding Zn-ribbon domain-containing OB-fold protein, encoding MSAPVEDRREEWEGPVPVPTGATVPFWAGALEGELRYQECDCGHRQLYPRAVCTACGSEDPPFAASDGVGTIYTYTVCHVPGEPGFGDRTPYVVGAIDLAEGPRLLALIDAEPESLEIGARVAVTFWRVSEAAAIPVFVPE
- a CDS encoding FAS1-like dehydratase domain-containing protein; its protein translation is MPTRPLADLEAMVGDSRVTVEEFRIEPGKVEEFARAITAEDPVFRNEAAAVDRGYDRVPAPLTYTQVGRFPRYTPADVDGKGFDLGFRPEYVLHGEQAHEYERPIYVGDVLEGTTTLADVFQREGGRAGTMTFAVLETEYRTRDGDLVLTDRSTAIETEGAVDDGGDGSGADDGDAASTASDGATEPDGGTAETEPATPSPTVDEFERVRTTDSLEPGDAGPTVVAEDLERKQFVKYAGASGDFNPIHYDEPYATAAGNESVFGQGMFTAGITSRVVANWFDLRDVSSFGVRFQSRVFPGDTVVASGEVAEVDRNAGTVETELEARTTDGETLLTGTATADLE
- a CDS encoding SDR family NAD(P)-dependent oxidoreductase; translation: MTTDQFSVAGQTAIVTGSSSGIGKTIVERFADDGANVVVTSRELENVEPVADAINESDRPGEAIAIECDVTDRAAVERLVDETVETFGGLDILINNAGASFQAPLSEISENGWKTIVDINLHGTFHCSQIAVEHMREHGGGRIVNFASVAGTRGSKSMSHYGAAKAGVVNFTTSAAADWAEDGIWVNCIAPGLVATEGVRTQMGVEDDAEEIARTTPDRTIGKPEEVADLAQFLASPAASYMVGETVTIKGIPRLEE
- a CDS encoding class I adenylate-forming enzyme family protein, whose translation is MELDIVSAETLLEPPYDGNVARLLERAVAEHPDAVAVEHAGETITYRDLGDRVARFATALRELGLEAGDRVGVYMPNGIPFCTVIWACCRAGIIASPLNPEYRRREIEYQLEHADAETVLVEGSADEYVREAVADLETEIVSATAGSDHPSLPELGTDAEAAVVDREDDDVLLQPYTSGTTGKPKGVLLTHRNFRVQIAQSVSSYSAGPIEGDGIIVLPMYHITGMIGMMASLCAGRTLHLLRPDQWDPELVLRKLDEHDIPSFVGVAAMFVDLLEAHDPDEYDLSTLIKAGQGGDKLPKPTQEQFEEAFDVPLTEGYGLTETTATSHTIRWSSLGNRPGSVGQPVGHTRSKVVDEDGEEVDPGEEGEILIAGSQVMKGYYKNPEANEEVFTEDGYFRTGDIGTRDADNYYYIKGREKEMILTAGYNVYPREIEDLLYEHPEIHEAAVFGVPDDRRGETVAAAIAPKEGAELTAADVEAYVLDELAPYKHPRIVEIRRDLPKTGSGKIRKTVLRDEFLDENEIES